A single region of the Vicia villosa cultivar HV-30 ecotype Madison, WI linkage group LG4, Vvil1.0, whole genome shotgun sequence genome encodes:
- the LOC131600307 gene encoding uncharacterized protein LOC131600307 yields MAIASEPESVRQHLVDRFMSTGNTESLHLLAYNTRPVGAHWLLLAINPIREVVYYLNSVNGEWTNYPAMKDIVDLSIQVFRSQRDAQVSRTKSNNITWIQVQCPQQRNNYDCGYFVLRYMKEILQANQLEIPLTYLDEFRAAAYPKLKLEEIKEDLCQFYIKRFFM; encoded by the exons atggcaattgcttcggaaccggaatcagttagacagcacttagtcgatagattcatgtccaccggcaatacagaaagtctgcatcttttggcgtataatacccgaccagtagg agcacactggttgctgcttgctatcaaccctataagggaagtcgtgtattatctgaattcggtaaatggtgaatggaccaattatccggccatgaaggacatcgttgattt atcaatacaagtgttccgaagtcaacgggacgcacaggtatcccgaactaaatctaacaacattacttggatccaagtgcag tgtccgcaacagcgaaacaattacgattgcggatactttgttttgaggtatatgaaagaaatccttcaggcgaatcaattagagattccgctcacg taccttgacgaattccgtgctgctgcgtacccgaagcttaagttggaagaaatcaaagaagatttgtgtcaattttatattaagcgctttttcatgtag